The Ostrea edulis chromosome 1, xbOstEdul1.1, whole genome shotgun sequence genomic sequence CCCCCATCCCGTTAACTTGTTCTAGACACCTAgtatacaatattttaacaAGGCAAATTTTTAGTTTGAATTTGGGACACCTATCATATTAAACTTAAACCTGTTGTCAAAAAACGGGGTGGAGCGCAGGCCCCTGCCCCTACCTGAATGCATATTTTTGATGTCGATTCGTTTTGAATCAAATTTTTTTCGCAAACGTTATCTTCGGAATTGATTTTGTTACAGGTTCTCTTTTTACTTTGATTGGAGAGTTTcgttttattgtaaaattataattttgCCTTTTCCCCCAATTATTAAGGGTGCTGCTTTGTTGATCACACACGCAAATTATTTCACGATAACGTGCCCAACCTTGAAATATCTACATTTTGGTACATTACCGTCTTATATATGCTTGCAGTCATCGCTTTTTCTTCCTGATGCTTAGCAAGGCgcaacattttgaaaacttgCTGCTAAGTTTGAGACACGTCAAGTCCTTTCGACTAATGCTATCGAAATGACTTGTAACCACGACAAATGCAATGATTTGGCAGAGCAAcggcgacgtcacaatgaatggcgacgtcacaatgaacgCGACGTCACAATCCAGTTTGTCGCTTTCCAGTTTCTGAAATGCGAAAGTAATAtcgtaatatttacatttcgaATGTTTTTGCCTTCAAAATATAGCCATTTCCTCGTTAACTTTAACGCGTTTCAGCTTTAAACATTGCGCATATAAATCTTGACAAATGTAGTGCGTCTACTTCAACGAAATCAAAGTtgaatgtgaatataaaaaaataagtttcattttaaaaaatacataagggtacgaactgcaacgcttcacgaaTTAGCTGTTGTGATAGTGGATAAAAATGGTTCATTGACTAGGAACGAGAATCGTCACACGATGCTAAAAGTCGGGAAACAAAATTGCGCAACGCACATTTTacctgctctctctctctctctctctctctctctagccgaccaaacctactaaatgaggacgtcctcacaatgtgtagaagagaatacacacatatattattctaaaggcaaaGAAGTAccatgttaggtatagctatagagatatctataaaagtttatctaatatactctcttttgaattatgaaaaaaaaaaaggtttttgagagagaatattagtaaggacatgtcctcacaccacttgtcctcactaagctaatattttgtatctacatctttcacatgctgtaggTCACATTTATGAGGACGTAATTGTGAGGATATTTATTTGTCCTCATAGTGCAATTCTTGTCCTAACAACGTCtgtccattggttgaaatttgtcctcactttacacgttttactgccccccccccctctctctctcctaccCCCATCTCTCTTGATTgtcagtgggttttttttttaattgataaaatcatttacactgtatttgaaaatttgaaggAGTTTTAGGTGATGAAGactttaacccccccccccttccctacCCATGCTATTAAAGATCCGAAGATCATGTGGTTTATTTtggtcaagaattttagacaaattaactttcaacttctccagcttccccatcttcgctagccaagggttttcggttcACCCCgcgggagcggagtggaccgaaaacccttggctagcgaagatgcagCTTCCCCACCCATGCTATGTGCGCGACTTAACAAGTTTGGGCATTGTTTTCCTCACATGGATTTAACATGATATATGTCTTTGCACGATCaagttaaatatataaaatatgtttaataacGTGCTAATTTTtaatctttgaaataaaaataaatatataatctcTGAAAATCTACAAGGACTTTCCCAGGGTTTCTCAAACCCTTCTTAACAAAGCCTCTTCAATTCATCTcttaattataaaaaaaaaaaaataacagtaaCTTTTTGAAAGATGTCTTAGGATAATCAGGGGACTGTATATCTTATAACGTTTATGACGTcgcaacaaaaaaaaaaaaaaaaagaaaaagaattaacCATAGGAGGACATCATCTGTTGCTacgttattttctcaaaatcaCCAACAAGTAACTGGTAAAATATTATGTATGACTGAAACGatctttctaaaaaaaaaattcaccttTTACCCGCAAGATATATCTGTTTTTGAAACGCCGAGTTCAGCCAACAACGTTCCTTGTTCTTTGTGATCCACCACTCATTCGCAGCCGGAAGTAGACTGCACAGGTAATCCGTTTCGCAGAGGCCACaggtatgtatatttataaaaataaaaatacactgTGATAATGTTGCTCACTTCCTTTTATAAATCCAAAGTAAATGATATGTTAAGTATCATGTTTTCTTTACCTATGTGTTTAATAATGctcattaaaaataaaacaaaacaaatgacaaaaCTCGGTTTAACCAGTAACTTCATAAAGTGCATAAATTCCAGAATAATGCATGAGATCAAGAAATGCATGTCCGCAAGATTCCGTGccaattatttaattttttcatttttaaaaacaacgatttttaatattcaaaatttaatttcattgtATTATTACTTTGCATAATTTCTAATGTTGaaattatattgtaaatattaatATGTGTAGGACTTTGTGTACGTATTATTTATTACCAAAATCAgtattgcttatacgagttatAGATGTACACAGCTAGTACATTACAGACAAGTAATTAACTCACCCTTTAGTTTTGCTAACTCTCCCTCCACCAATAAAAGCCCCTAGAGATAACCAACTTGCCCATCTAAGATTGACTCACCTCAATATTGGCGAGGGCATTGGGTTCAGAGGCGAGTTGGAATTCTAATATTCCAACTTCCCCTCTCCcttacgccccccccccccccccccccccccccccccccgataatataaatgaaaatgcacCTCTTATTACCagctaacaccccccccccccccacacacacacacacattgacTTTACATTTTCCTTTTATGATCCTTTTGCTTATGATTGAGCAAGCACAAAAATTAATATTGTATTTCTTTAATATTCATAAACTCAAACACTAAACATGCatgaaaattacatgaaaatattttacaacaaaaacacaaatactGTACACTGTAACCACACTATCACAGAATTCACTCCAGCAAAGGTCCGTTCACTTGATTGCACAAAGACAGCAGCTTTATTGTGGAAATGGCTAATGTTTCCACAGAGGGAACAAGTTAGCTTGCTGCAACCTCAACTGTTTTCGTTGATATATTGCCTTCTGACATTAGGTGGAGATGCACTGGAATTATTGAAGTTCCCTCATACAACTTTGGCAGCAGGATGTTAAAGGATGGTTTCTCATTGTTGCTTCTTTATGAGCTGATGCTAACCTTCATTGTCGTTATTGGTTAAAAATGCTTTCCGAAGCTACAGGATAAAAATACATTATAGATCCATGTCTTCCTGACGTAATACACTAAATTCTGAACATTCCTGCAAAGTTGTTCAAACGCAGGCTCTGTATTTTTGGCAGGTAGAAAAGGTATGATATTCCTATAGAACCTGAACACATCCCCTCATCATGTTCATTTGTAGTCAGTGAACTAGAAAAAAATAAGCAAAATTACACCAATCATTTAGAGACCAAAAATTGCAGTGCATGTATCACTGTAATGTGCCATTTTTAAGcaaaatattcaaattcatAATTATTATTCAAATTCGATTATATATTGTGAAACCAAGTTTCTAAATGCATCTCCATCTGTCCTGTTTGAAATGAATATGGCACCCCTTTATGACAACACCTGATAATACCTGCAGAATTCCCTTCCACATCCATTTCTTGAAATCTACGACTGCTTTGGGGTGAGTTGGTAATCCGTTTGGGGCAAGTTGGTTTTTAGGTGGGAGTGACTTATTAAAAAGTGGGGTGACTTTGCAGGGGCGAGTTGCCAATGGAGCGACTTTTGCTGCATCCTACAGAAAGTATACCCCAGTTTAGGAAGAGTAGTTTCCCTTTATTGTGTTGAAAAAATCATgcattatgatttttttaatttaaaaaaaatccaatttcTATGAACATGTGATAAATCAAATGGCAAGTTGAAATCATTTCCAAGAGTAAAATTAATGATGACAACATGGACATAATGATTATCAGTTGGGGAGGACCAGTGTGATGTTCAGTGATGTAAGTTTTATCCATTACATTGGTATGAATTTAATTGCAGTTACTGAATAAAATGAACAAGTTTAGGCAGCTAAAGAGAACCCTATCCACCATTGGAATTATAGTATGTTGCATAATGCTGATCCACATCAATTTTCCATGGATGAAAGCATTTTTCCAACCAGATTCACGTCTTATTCTGAACAGCGCTGGTGGAAAGTCAGCAGCAGTGAAAAAAATGATGGCAGTGAGAGATTTTCCACTAAAATATGGAAATAGTATTGTGCAACAAACAGAGGAGGTCATAGGAGTTCCACTTAGACAAGGAGATATGTCATTCGAGGAAATTAAAAAATCTCGGTGGATTGACACAGAGAAATATTCACCAGATAGTGAGCTAAATTTTGTGCCACCTGTTCCGAAGTTCTCAGTATTTGATATTGTGTATCAATTAAAAGcaaatattatgaaaaaatatcTAGCACTTGACAAGAGGAAATATGAAAATCAAAGTGTTGTTATTCTGACTCCAATACATAATAGTGAGAATGATCTGGTGCAATATGCACAGTTAATCAGGGAGCTTGATTATCCAAAACATAAACTTTCTATTGTCTTTGGTGAAGATGGCAGTGAAGACCAAACACTTAAAGTAGGAAGAGACCTATTGGATGAATTCCGCCAACAAGGATTCCGTAGGgctgaaatttaccatttcaaCTTAACGGGTCAAATTACTGGCGACTGGAATAGTATTCACGACCAGGTGCTACAGTATAAACGTAGAAAACATCTCGCCAAAGCTCGAAATCTGCTCCTCAAGACTGGATTAAAAGATGAAGAATATGTGCTGTGGATCGATGCTGACGTTGGAGTGCTCCCGTCCGATTTAATCCAACAGTTGATCTATGCAAATGTAGATGTTGTTACTCCATGTTGTTTATACAAAAAGGGTCAGTATACCAATGTCTATGATAAAAACTCTTGGAGAGAAACTGAGTATTCACTACAAGAGCAAACAAAACTCAGTAAAACGCAACTTGTTTTGGAGGGATATGGACCCACCATTAGACTTTATTTACCTCACTTGAGAGGAGAGGGAAGAGTAGTTCCTCTTGATGGAGTAGGGGGGTGCAGTTTACTAGTCAAGGCAGAGTGCCATAGGAAAGGACTAAATTTCCCAGAGgagatttttcaatttcatattgaaACTGAGGGACTCGCAAAACTTGCCAGGAGCATGGGCTTTGGTGTTTATGGGCTGCCATTTGTGGAAGTATATCACAAATAATGCTGtatattgtacaaagtttcttTTAGCATTGATTCTAGTTTTATTGGGTGAAAGGagtactgaatgttatgtataAAGTGTTTGTTTAGAATATTAATGGCATTTTGATTTGCAAGCCAAAATATACAAGAGCTGATGATTGATGAGTGCTTCAAATTTTTACATCAGTCATTTAATAAAAGcatatattttgacattttgtaaaaaaaaaaaaaaagatactgtTTTAATATGGAGGTTTTGAGACTTTATTGTTATCTTTAGTATTTTTTTTCCTCATATTGACACATTCCAATATTTTCATATGAGAAATTCGTGATCAAACAAGAAAATTGTGATTATCAGGTATGTCAAGATTGGTTCATGGCTTTTTTGTATAAATTCGGAACCTATGTAATGTTGTTATGTTCCTCATGGAGCTTGACCTCATCTCAGGTTAAATTTTCCCCATTACATTTTTACCTTTAGGCATGTTCGGAGTTACAGCTATATTATAGTGTTGAGTTATATCAAATGCAAGACTTTTTTCCCTAAACCAAAGAGAATTATTTAAAAATGCACCTGCAtagatttaaaaagttttcaacttttctgatatttctaaatacatgtatatcaaaaatcattttaaacttGCATTTTAACATCTTAAAGTAAACTATTATGACTGCACTTGTTTGTATAcatcatttttatacgcccgtctttagacgggacatattatggtacagtgatgtctgtacgtccgtcggTCCATCCGTTCgtggttttctctttataatttcatttccctttcacatatcatgctgaaacttgctgtgtagcttctttgtgagtcactctagatcatactgcaattttgatccatttcaaccttttttccaggagttttgcccctttatttggaaataattattatatggaagatacataatttgtccgccctactcctcccacagttttcaagtgagagccttcttattttgtggagtgtttgtatgggtattgaaaatgtgcatgtgggatggattttgattttctacaatttttgagaaaattacaggttgttgaacttagtctatttggaaattaatattctatggagggtacataatttgtccgcccaactcctcccacagttttcaagtgaggaccatcttattttgtggagtgtttgtatgggtattgaagttgtgcatctggggaaggattttgatttttcttccatttttgaaaaaaattacaggttgttgaacttggtccattttgaggaaatcttgatttttaagctaagaccctttgttcatatgaaagtttgtcacagcctcatgatggttatactacctgaagcaaagttatacaaattatatcacaagaaaaacaccctatgtaagcatttcacgggcgtattatgtaccgtttgcgctactcttgttaaaaaattgtattttgtacaatcatgttgaactatatatatattttttgttagcACTCATTTTAAttgtattcatattttattactGTTGGCACCAAACTAAGAGTTCATGCTTATTTATGACGccaaattatgaatttttattttgctattggtctgtgtcTGTCATTGTGCGTTGTCCGTTAACAACTTCTTTCCAGAAACTGCTAAGCCAATgttgaccaaatttggtatgtagcatctgtaAGTGAAGGAGACTGgaaattgtaaaatttcatgaccccccaccctaaggggccttaattttggggtaaaaactgtaaaattgacgtatttctttaaaaatcttcttctttactcctgggcatCTAGCAGAGAAAATGAGTATTAGTAATGATGAGTAAGGAtacttctaccaaaattgtaaatttcatgaccccctgggtaggagttctgaccccagggcggtgCCAAACTTACtattagtgtttatgtgtaaaacacttaaataacatcttctttagttctgttgatactaaattgaaactatcaaaatggatatttagtcctttaccaaaattgtaaatttgatgatcccaggggtaggggttttcgtaatagagtggggccaaacttagtat encodes the following:
- the LOC125659416 gene encoding uncharacterized protein LOC125659416, whose product is MNKFRQLKRTLSTIGIIVCCIMLIHINFPWMKAFFQPDSRLILNSAGGKSAAVKKMMAVRDFPLKYGNSIVQQTEEVIGVPLRQGDMSFEEIKKSRWIDTEKYSPDSELNFVPPVPKFSVFDIVYQLKANIMKKYLALDKRKYENQSVVILTPIHNSENDLVQYAQLIRELDYPKHKLSIVFGEDGSEDQTLKVGRDLLDEFRQQGFRRAEIYHFNLTGQITGDWNSIHDQVLQYKRRKHLAKARNLLLKTGLKDEEYVLWIDADVGVLPSDLIQQLIYANVDVVTPCCLYKKGQYTNVYDKNSWRETEYSLQEQTKLSKTQLVLEGYGPTIRLYLPHLRGEGRVVPLDGVGGCSLLVKAECHRKGLNFPEEIFQFHIETEGLAKLARSMGFGVYGLPFVEVYHK